Proteins from a single region of Lasioglossum baleicum chromosome 1, iyLasBale1, whole genome shotgun sequence:
- the LOC143214546 gene encoding uncharacterized protein LOC143214546 isoform X1, with product MAFMMKKKKYKFSVEVGLEELTAVPFVNAVLFAKLRLLDGGSFVDHSTREEVQEHTVRWNAKFDFLCKMSANASTVVLDPCILRISVRKELKGGRSFQKLGFTDLNLAEFAGAGLCRTRCLLEGYDARHRQDNSMLRVSIKMNMLSGDILFKVPSPSLKQTQLAVPGVTGVPGLTADEVAGSDRCPNREDYVSSGSLAGSIASASSGFGSLPKKRPALFTSELLSGTETYDPMTLSEIVPSSILPVETLAEAHTESGHSRNSSNTSQLSKGSGYGSLNSHSQHSRQSSSGDSGHIRSPSWPVWAPRIPNPSQSLAPGCHQAVKPEISLDNVDSPSSSSLMLLDPRNRFWPGSSPVSSRDGKLDPRNSKTSSSVAARLSSSELQNEIKGSRNGIANSVGSSDVNIVDDEVVDVFKVPQDVPRLSRKNFEANSFDSRNERNMINNGRNGQQQFNSVIASVVKPRIGQPGWRTFSKTCDCIEKGKTSPVLRLADQARAVSSPDPLHRPDNPRASLRSATTGQTLRGIGGGHRKLLDGAGGKLATVATSPADSEESSLGVPDVVPPSSQHRHSITPPNPSGGSGLSETGSLDRAKAALERRKKAEDGAGNPILCRVEVTRPNPDSLIDELIKATNLEQTDLESSETTGLQLFIAKDGTTALGSHEVKSQMPAGVFKQVVMEENNR from the exons AGAGGAGGTGCAAGAGCACACGGTCAGATGGAACGCGAAGTTCGATTTCCTCTGCAAGATGAGTGCCAACGCGTCCACCGTTGTCCTGGACCCGTGCATCTTGAGGATATCAGTCAGAAAG GAATTGAAGGGAGGCAGGTCCTTCCAGAAACTCGGCTTCACCGACCTGAACCTCGCAGAATTTGCAGGAGCTGGACTCTGCAGAACGAGGTGCCTTTTAGAAGGCTACGACGCGAGACATCGGCAGGATAACTCCATGCTGCGTGTCTCCATCAAGATGAACATGCTTTCCGGAGACATACTGTTCAAAGT ACCGTCTCCGTCGTTGAAGCAAACGCAACTGGCAGTTCCTGGCGTGACAGGTGTGCCAGGTCTAACCGCGGACGAGGTGGCTGGATCAGATAGGTGTCCTAACCGGGAGGATTACGTCTCCAGCGGGTCGTTGGCTGGCAGTATAGCCAGTGCCAGCAGCGGTTTCGGCAGTCTTCCTAAAAAGAGGCCTGCCCTTTTTACCTCGG AGCTTCTAAGTGGGACGGAGACGTATGATCCGATGACGTTGAGCGAGATCGTACCCTCGTCGATTCTTCCAGTGGAGACCCTGGCTGAAGCGCACACGGAGTCGGGCCATTCCCGCAACAGCAGCAACACCAGCCAGCTGAGCAAAGGATCTGGATATGGGTCCTTGAATTCACACAGTCAGCACAGTAGGCAGAGCAGTAGTGGTGACAGTGGCCACATTAG GTCACCCTCCTGGCCGGTATGGGCTCCACGTATCCCGAACCCTTCCCAGAGCCTAGCCCCAGGTTGCCACCAGGCTGTGAAGCCTGAGATCAGCCTGGACAACGTCGATTCCCCGTCCTCGTCTTCCCTGATGCTGTTGGACCCTCGGAACCGGTTCTGGCCGGGTTCTAGTCCAGTTTCATCGCGCGACGGCAAACTGGACCCGCGGAATTCGAAGACGTCCTCGAGCGTCGCGGCGCGTCTCTCATCGAGTGAGCTTCAGAACGAGATCAAAGGCTCTAGGAACGGTATAGCGAACAGCGTTGGCTCCTCGGACGTCAACATCGTCGACGACGAGGTAGTCGACGTGTTCAAGGTACCGCAAGACGTGCCACGACTCTCGCGGAAGAATTTTGAGGCGAACAGCTTCGATTCTCGAAACGAGCGAAACATGATTAACAATGGCAGAAACGGGCAACAGCAATTTAACAGCGTGATCGCGTCAGTCGTAAAACCGAGGATCGGTCAGCCAGGTTGGAGAACTTTCTCGAAGACCTGTGATTGTATCGAAAAGGGTAAAACCAGCCCGGTATTGCGATTGGCTGATCAAGCTAGAGCCGTGTCCTCCCCCGATCCTCTTCATAGGCCCGATAACCCCAGAGCCTCGCTACGTTCCGCGACGACCGGTCAAACCCTCAG GGGTATTGGCGGAGGCCACCGGAAGTTGCTGGACGGGGCGGGGGGCAAGCTGGCTACGGTCGCCACCAGCCCTGCGGACTCCGAGGAGTCCTCTTTAGGAGTACCGGATGTCGTTCCACCGAGCTCCCAGCACCGACACAGCATAACCCCACC AAATCCTTCCGGCGGTTCAGGACTCAGTGAAACGGGATCTTTGGACCGAGCAAAGGCCGCGTTGGAACGCAGGAAAAAGGCTGAAGACGGTGCAGGAAACCCCATCCTCTGCAGGGTCGAGGTTACCAGGCCGAACCCGGATTCCCTCATCGACGAGCTAATCAAAGCAACGAACCTAGAGCAGACCGACCTTGAGAGCTCCGAAA CGACGGGGCTACAGCTGTTCATCGCGAAGGACGGCACGACGGCGTTGGGCAGCCACGAGGTGAAGAGCCAGATGCCCGCCGGTGTGTTCAAGCAGGTGGTCATGGAGGAGAACAACAGGTAA
- the LOC143214546 gene encoding uncharacterized protein LOC143214546 isoform X3, with product MSANASTVVLDPCILRISVRKELKGGRSFQKLGFTDLNLAEFAGAGLCRTRCLLEGYDARHRQDNSMLRVSIKMNMLSGDILFKVPSPSLKQTQLAVPGVTGVPGLTADEVAGSDRCPNREDYVSSGSLAGSIASASSGFGSLPKKRPALFTSELLSGTETYDPMTLSEIVPSSILPVETLAEAHTESGHSRNSSNTSQLSKGSGYGSLNSHSQHSRQSSSGDSGHIRSPSWPVWAPRIPNPSQSLAPGCHQAVKPEISLDNVDSPSSSSLMLLDPRNRFWPGSSPVSSRDGKLDPRNSKTSSSVAARLSSSELQNEIKGSRNGIANSVGSSDVNIVDDEVVDVFKVPQDVPRLSRKNFEANSFDSRNERNMINNGRNGQQQFNSVIASVVKPRIGQPGWRTFSKTCDCIEKGKTSPVLRLADQARAVSSPDPLHRPDNPRASLRSATTGQTLRGIGGGHRKLLDGAGGKLATVATSPADSEESSLGVPDVVPPSSQHRHSITPPNPSGGSGLSETGSLDRAKAALERRKKAEDGAGNPILCRVEVTRPNPDSLIDELIKATNLEQTDLESSETTGLQLFIAKDGTTALGSHEVKSQMPAGVFKQVVMEENNR from the exons ATGAGTGCCAACGCGTCCACCGTTGTCCTGGACCCGTGCATCTTGAGGATATCAGTCAGAAAG GAATTGAAGGGAGGCAGGTCCTTCCAGAAACTCGGCTTCACCGACCTGAACCTCGCAGAATTTGCAGGAGCTGGACTCTGCAGAACGAGGTGCCTTTTAGAAGGCTACGACGCGAGACATCGGCAGGATAACTCCATGCTGCGTGTCTCCATCAAGATGAACATGCTTTCCGGAGACATACTGTTCAAAGT ACCGTCTCCGTCGTTGAAGCAAACGCAACTGGCAGTTCCTGGCGTGACAGGTGTGCCAGGTCTAACCGCGGACGAGGTGGCTGGATCAGATAGGTGTCCTAACCGGGAGGATTACGTCTCCAGCGGGTCGTTGGCTGGCAGTATAGCCAGTGCCAGCAGCGGTTTCGGCAGTCTTCCTAAAAAGAGGCCTGCCCTTTTTACCTCGG AGCTTCTAAGTGGGACGGAGACGTATGATCCGATGACGTTGAGCGAGATCGTACCCTCGTCGATTCTTCCAGTGGAGACCCTGGCTGAAGCGCACACGGAGTCGGGCCATTCCCGCAACAGCAGCAACACCAGCCAGCTGAGCAAAGGATCTGGATATGGGTCCTTGAATTCACACAGTCAGCACAGTAGGCAGAGCAGTAGTGGTGACAGTGGCCACATTAG GTCACCCTCCTGGCCGGTATGGGCTCCACGTATCCCGAACCCTTCCCAGAGCCTAGCCCCAGGTTGCCACCAGGCTGTGAAGCCTGAGATCAGCCTGGACAACGTCGATTCCCCGTCCTCGTCTTCCCTGATGCTGTTGGACCCTCGGAACCGGTTCTGGCCGGGTTCTAGTCCAGTTTCATCGCGCGACGGCAAACTGGACCCGCGGAATTCGAAGACGTCCTCGAGCGTCGCGGCGCGTCTCTCATCGAGTGAGCTTCAGAACGAGATCAAAGGCTCTAGGAACGGTATAGCGAACAGCGTTGGCTCCTCGGACGTCAACATCGTCGACGACGAGGTAGTCGACGTGTTCAAGGTACCGCAAGACGTGCCACGACTCTCGCGGAAGAATTTTGAGGCGAACAGCTTCGATTCTCGAAACGAGCGAAACATGATTAACAATGGCAGAAACGGGCAACAGCAATTTAACAGCGTGATCGCGTCAGTCGTAAAACCGAGGATCGGTCAGCCAGGTTGGAGAACTTTCTCGAAGACCTGTGATTGTATCGAAAAGGGTAAAACCAGCCCGGTATTGCGATTGGCTGATCAAGCTAGAGCCGTGTCCTCCCCCGATCCTCTTCATAGGCCCGATAACCCCAGAGCCTCGCTACGTTCCGCGACGACCGGTCAAACCCTCAG GGGTATTGGCGGAGGCCACCGGAAGTTGCTGGACGGGGCGGGGGGCAAGCTGGCTACGGTCGCCACCAGCCCTGCGGACTCCGAGGAGTCCTCTTTAGGAGTACCGGATGTCGTTCCACCGAGCTCCCAGCACCGACACAGCATAACCCCACC AAATCCTTCCGGCGGTTCAGGACTCAGTGAAACGGGATCTTTGGACCGAGCAAAGGCCGCGTTGGAACGCAGGAAAAAGGCTGAAGACGGTGCAGGAAACCCCATCCTCTGCAGGGTCGAGGTTACCAGGCCGAACCCGGATTCCCTCATCGACGAGCTAATCAAAGCAACGAACCTAGAGCAGACCGACCTTGAGAGCTCCGAAA CGACGGGGCTACAGCTGTTCATCGCGAAGGACGGCACGACGGCGTTGGGCAGCCACGAGGTGAAGAGCCAGATGCCCGCCGGTGTGTTCAAGCAGGTGGTCATGGAGGAGAACAACAGGTAA
- the LOC143214546 gene encoding uncharacterized protein LOC143214546 isoform X2 produces MAFMMKKKKYKFSVEVGLEELTAVPFVNAVLFAKLRLLDGGSFVDHSTREEVQEHTVRWNAKFDFLCKMSANASTVVLDPCILRISVRKELKGGRSFQKLGFTDLNLAEFAGAGLCRTRCLLEGYDARHRQDNSMLRVSIKMNMLSGDILFKVPSPSLKQTQLAVPGVTGVPGLTADEVAGSDRCPNREDYVSSGSLAGSIASASSGFGSLPKKRPALFTSELLSGTETYDPMTLSEIVPSSILPVETLAEAHTESGHSRNSSNTSQLSKGSGYGSLNSHSQHSRQSSSGDSGHIRSPSWPVWAPRIPNPSQSLAPGCHQAVKPEISLDNVDSPSSSSLMLLDPRNRFWPGSSPVSSRDGKLDPRNSKTSSSVAARLSSSELQNEIKGSRNGIANSVGSSDVNIVDDEVVDVFKVPQDVPRLSRKNFEANSFDSRNERNMINNGRNGQQQFNSVIASVVKPRIGQPGWRTFSKTCDCIEKGKTSPVLRLADQARAVSSPDPLHRPDNPRASLRSATTGQTLRNPSGGSGLSETGSLDRAKAALERRKKAEDGAGNPILCRVEVTRPNPDSLIDELIKATNLEQTDLESSETTGLQLFIAKDGTTALGSHEVKSQMPAGVFKQVVMEENNR; encoded by the exons AGAGGAGGTGCAAGAGCACACGGTCAGATGGAACGCGAAGTTCGATTTCCTCTGCAAGATGAGTGCCAACGCGTCCACCGTTGTCCTGGACCCGTGCATCTTGAGGATATCAGTCAGAAAG GAATTGAAGGGAGGCAGGTCCTTCCAGAAACTCGGCTTCACCGACCTGAACCTCGCAGAATTTGCAGGAGCTGGACTCTGCAGAACGAGGTGCCTTTTAGAAGGCTACGACGCGAGACATCGGCAGGATAACTCCATGCTGCGTGTCTCCATCAAGATGAACATGCTTTCCGGAGACATACTGTTCAAAGT ACCGTCTCCGTCGTTGAAGCAAACGCAACTGGCAGTTCCTGGCGTGACAGGTGTGCCAGGTCTAACCGCGGACGAGGTGGCTGGATCAGATAGGTGTCCTAACCGGGAGGATTACGTCTCCAGCGGGTCGTTGGCTGGCAGTATAGCCAGTGCCAGCAGCGGTTTCGGCAGTCTTCCTAAAAAGAGGCCTGCCCTTTTTACCTCGG AGCTTCTAAGTGGGACGGAGACGTATGATCCGATGACGTTGAGCGAGATCGTACCCTCGTCGATTCTTCCAGTGGAGACCCTGGCTGAAGCGCACACGGAGTCGGGCCATTCCCGCAACAGCAGCAACACCAGCCAGCTGAGCAAAGGATCTGGATATGGGTCCTTGAATTCACACAGTCAGCACAGTAGGCAGAGCAGTAGTGGTGACAGTGGCCACATTAG GTCACCCTCCTGGCCGGTATGGGCTCCACGTATCCCGAACCCTTCCCAGAGCCTAGCCCCAGGTTGCCACCAGGCTGTGAAGCCTGAGATCAGCCTGGACAACGTCGATTCCCCGTCCTCGTCTTCCCTGATGCTGTTGGACCCTCGGAACCGGTTCTGGCCGGGTTCTAGTCCAGTTTCATCGCGCGACGGCAAACTGGACCCGCGGAATTCGAAGACGTCCTCGAGCGTCGCGGCGCGTCTCTCATCGAGTGAGCTTCAGAACGAGATCAAAGGCTCTAGGAACGGTATAGCGAACAGCGTTGGCTCCTCGGACGTCAACATCGTCGACGACGAGGTAGTCGACGTGTTCAAGGTACCGCAAGACGTGCCACGACTCTCGCGGAAGAATTTTGAGGCGAACAGCTTCGATTCTCGAAACGAGCGAAACATGATTAACAATGGCAGAAACGGGCAACAGCAATTTAACAGCGTGATCGCGTCAGTCGTAAAACCGAGGATCGGTCAGCCAGGTTGGAGAACTTTCTCGAAGACCTGTGATTGTATCGAAAAGGGTAAAACCAGCCCGGTATTGCGATTGGCTGATCAAGCTAGAGCCGTGTCCTCCCCCGATCCTCTTCATAGGCCCGATAACCCCAGAGCCTCGCTACGTTCCGCGACGACCGGTCAAACCCTCAG AAATCCTTCCGGCGGTTCAGGACTCAGTGAAACGGGATCTTTGGACCGAGCAAAGGCCGCGTTGGAACGCAGGAAAAAGGCTGAAGACGGTGCAGGAAACCCCATCCTCTGCAGGGTCGAGGTTACCAGGCCGAACCCGGATTCCCTCATCGACGAGCTAATCAAAGCAACGAACCTAGAGCAGACCGACCTTGAGAGCTCCGAAA CGACGGGGCTACAGCTGTTCATCGCGAAGGACGGCACGACGGCGTTGGGCAGCCACGAGGTGAAGAGCCAGATGCCCGCCGGTGTGTTCAAGCAGGTGGTCATGGAGGAGAACAACAGGTAA
- the LOC143214546 gene encoding uncharacterized protein LOC143214546 isoform X4 — protein sequence MAFMMKKKKYKFSVEVGLEELTAVPFVNAVLFAKLRLLDGGSFVDHSTREEVQEHTVRWNAKFDFLCKMSANASTVVLDPCILRISVRKELKGGRSFQKLGFTDLNLAEFAGAGLCRTRCLLEGYDARHRQDNSMLRVSIKMNMLSGDILFKVPSPSLKQTQLAVPGVTGVPGLTADEVAGSDRCPNREDYVSSGSLAGSIASASSGFGSLPKKRPALFTSELLSGTETYDPMTLSEIVPSSILPVETLAEAHTESGHSRNSSNTSQLSKGSGYGSLNSHSQHSRQSSSGDSGHIRSPSWPVWAPRIPNPSQSLAPGCHQAVKPEISLDNVDSPSSSSLMLLDPRNRFWPGSSPVSSRDGKLDPRNSKTSSSVAARLSSSELQNEIKGSRNGIANSVGSSDVNIVDDEVVDVFKVPQDVPRLSRKNFEANSFDSRNERNMINNGRNGQQQFNSVIASVVKPRIGQPGWRTFSKTCDCIEKGKTSPVLRLADQARAVSSPDPLHRPDNPRASLRSATTGQTLRSSLERCLRRDDQRSRHKLRRSRLITLDLSLSVAISHQPNTTETHLHRHTIATRRAVASLH from the exons AGAGGAGGTGCAAGAGCACACGGTCAGATGGAACGCGAAGTTCGATTTCCTCTGCAAGATGAGTGCCAACGCGTCCACCGTTGTCCTGGACCCGTGCATCTTGAGGATATCAGTCAGAAAG GAATTGAAGGGAGGCAGGTCCTTCCAGAAACTCGGCTTCACCGACCTGAACCTCGCAGAATTTGCAGGAGCTGGACTCTGCAGAACGAGGTGCCTTTTAGAAGGCTACGACGCGAGACATCGGCAGGATAACTCCATGCTGCGTGTCTCCATCAAGATGAACATGCTTTCCGGAGACATACTGTTCAAAGT ACCGTCTCCGTCGTTGAAGCAAACGCAACTGGCAGTTCCTGGCGTGACAGGTGTGCCAGGTCTAACCGCGGACGAGGTGGCTGGATCAGATAGGTGTCCTAACCGGGAGGATTACGTCTCCAGCGGGTCGTTGGCTGGCAGTATAGCCAGTGCCAGCAGCGGTTTCGGCAGTCTTCCTAAAAAGAGGCCTGCCCTTTTTACCTCGG AGCTTCTAAGTGGGACGGAGACGTATGATCCGATGACGTTGAGCGAGATCGTACCCTCGTCGATTCTTCCAGTGGAGACCCTGGCTGAAGCGCACACGGAGTCGGGCCATTCCCGCAACAGCAGCAACACCAGCCAGCTGAGCAAAGGATCTGGATATGGGTCCTTGAATTCACACAGTCAGCACAGTAGGCAGAGCAGTAGTGGTGACAGTGGCCACATTAG GTCACCCTCCTGGCCGGTATGGGCTCCACGTATCCCGAACCCTTCCCAGAGCCTAGCCCCAGGTTGCCACCAGGCTGTGAAGCCTGAGATCAGCCTGGACAACGTCGATTCCCCGTCCTCGTCTTCCCTGATGCTGTTGGACCCTCGGAACCGGTTCTGGCCGGGTTCTAGTCCAGTTTCATCGCGCGACGGCAAACTGGACCCGCGGAATTCGAAGACGTCCTCGAGCGTCGCGGCGCGTCTCTCATCGAGTGAGCTTCAGAACGAGATCAAAGGCTCTAGGAACGGTATAGCGAACAGCGTTGGCTCCTCGGACGTCAACATCGTCGACGACGAGGTAGTCGACGTGTTCAAGGTACCGCAAGACGTGCCACGACTCTCGCGGAAGAATTTTGAGGCGAACAGCTTCGATTCTCGAAACGAGCGAAACATGATTAACAATGGCAGAAACGGGCAACAGCAATTTAACAGCGTGATCGCGTCAGTCGTAAAACCGAGGATCGGTCAGCCAGGTTGGAGAACTTTCTCGAAGACCTGTGATTGTATCGAAAAGGGTAAAACCAGCCCGGTATTGCGATTGGCTGATCAAGCTAGAGCCGTGTCCTCCCCCGATCCTCTTCATAGGCCCGATAACCCCAGAGCCTCGCTACGTTCCGCGACGACCGGTCAAACCCTCAG AAGTTCCTTGGAACGATGCTTGCGACGAGACGATCAACGATCGAGACACAAACTGCGTCGATCTAGGCTAATAACGCTTGATCTATCACTGTCGGTCGCGATATCTCACCAACCGAACACGACAGAGACACATTTACATCGACACACTATAGCTACGAGACGAGCTGTCGCTTCGCTTCATTAA
- the LOC143214546 gene encoding uncharacterized protein LOC143214546 isoform X5 has protein sequence MAFMMKKKKYKFSVEVGLEELTAVPFVNAVLFAKLRLLDGGSFVDHSTREEVQEHTVRWNAKFDFLCKMSANASTVVLDPCILRISVRKELKGGRSFQKLGFTDLNLAEFAGAGLCRTRCLLEGYDARHRQDNSMLRVSIKMNMLSGDILFKVPSPSLKQTQLAVPGVTGVPGLTADEVAGSDRCPNREDYVSSGSLAGSIASASSGFGSLPKKRPALFTSELLSGTETYDPMTLSEIVPSSILPVETLAEAHTESGHSRNSSNTSQLSKGSGYGSLNSHSQHSRQSSSGDSGHIRSPSWPVWAPRIPNPSQSLAPGCHQAVKPEISLDNVDSPSSSSLMLLDPRNRFWPGSSPVSSRDGKLDPRNSKTSSSVAARLSSSELQNEIKGSRNGIANSVGSSDVNIVDDEVVDVFKVPQDVPRLSRKNFEANSFDSRNERNMINNGRNGQQQFNSVIASVVKPRIGQPGWRTFSKTCDCIEKGKTSPVLRLADQARAVSSPDPLHRPDNPRASLRSATTGQTLSSLERCLRRDDQRSRHKLRRSRLITLDLSLSVAISHQPNTTETHLHRHTIATRRAVASLH, from the exons AGAGGAGGTGCAAGAGCACACGGTCAGATGGAACGCGAAGTTCGATTTCCTCTGCAAGATGAGTGCCAACGCGTCCACCGTTGTCCTGGACCCGTGCATCTTGAGGATATCAGTCAGAAAG GAATTGAAGGGAGGCAGGTCCTTCCAGAAACTCGGCTTCACCGACCTGAACCTCGCAGAATTTGCAGGAGCTGGACTCTGCAGAACGAGGTGCCTTTTAGAAGGCTACGACGCGAGACATCGGCAGGATAACTCCATGCTGCGTGTCTCCATCAAGATGAACATGCTTTCCGGAGACATACTGTTCAAAGT ACCGTCTCCGTCGTTGAAGCAAACGCAACTGGCAGTTCCTGGCGTGACAGGTGTGCCAGGTCTAACCGCGGACGAGGTGGCTGGATCAGATAGGTGTCCTAACCGGGAGGATTACGTCTCCAGCGGGTCGTTGGCTGGCAGTATAGCCAGTGCCAGCAGCGGTTTCGGCAGTCTTCCTAAAAAGAGGCCTGCCCTTTTTACCTCGG AGCTTCTAAGTGGGACGGAGACGTATGATCCGATGACGTTGAGCGAGATCGTACCCTCGTCGATTCTTCCAGTGGAGACCCTGGCTGAAGCGCACACGGAGTCGGGCCATTCCCGCAACAGCAGCAACACCAGCCAGCTGAGCAAAGGATCTGGATATGGGTCCTTGAATTCACACAGTCAGCACAGTAGGCAGAGCAGTAGTGGTGACAGTGGCCACATTAG GTCACCCTCCTGGCCGGTATGGGCTCCACGTATCCCGAACCCTTCCCAGAGCCTAGCCCCAGGTTGCCACCAGGCTGTGAAGCCTGAGATCAGCCTGGACAACGTCGATTCCCCGTCCTCGTCTTCCCTGATGCTGTTGGACCCTCGGAACCGGTTCTGGCCGGGTTCTAGTCCAGTTTCATCGCGCGACGGCAAACTGGACCCGCGGAATTCGAAGACGTCCTCGAGCGTCGCGGCGCGTCTCTCATCGAGTGAGCTTCAGAACGAGATCAAAGGCTCTAGGAACGGTATAGCGAACAGCGTTGGCTCCTCGGACGTCAACATCGTCGACGACGAGGTAGTCGACGTGTTCAAGGTACCGCAAGACGTGCCACGACTCTCGCGGAAGAATTTTGAGGCGAACAGCTTCGATTCTCGAAACGAGCGAAACATGATTAACAATGGCAGAAACGGGCAACAGCAATTTAACAGCGTGATCGCGTCAGTCGTAAAACCGAGGATCGGTCAGCCAGGTTGGAGAACTTTCTCGAAGACCTGTGATTGTATCGAAAAGGGTAAAACCAGCCCGGTATTGCGATTGGCTGATCAAGCTAGAGCCGTGTCCTCCCCCGATCCTCTTCATAGGCCCGATAACCCCAGAGCCTCGCTACGTTCCGCGACGACCGGTCAAACCCTCAG TTCCTTGGAACGATGCTTGCGACGAGACGATCAACGATCGAGACACAAACTGCGTCGATCTAGGCTAATAACGCTTGATCTATCACTGTCGGTCGCGATATCTCACCAACCGAACACGACAGAGACACATTTACATCGACACACTATAGCTACGAGACGAGCTGTCGCTTCGCTTCATTAA